One window of Flavobacteriales bacterium genomic DNA carries:
- a CDS encoding DUF11 domain-containing protein, with translation MKSFRNQLLIALALYAGAANALTVTFSIVHQYCGVPNGQVSAYASGGVPPYTYAWSNGSTSPELWNVEAGTYSLTVTDFMGTQATEEATVDGYAEFPNRDWDVPWAYCDPHSFATFSPWQFASGNYDLPIQGPISLGGVVTEDMGGDILVVVQGAPGSSFQTAYADGNGCLGSVTLHIGYPVIFPAMAVLNIEGACASTATGSLDVALTAEGHGQVLDLELKNSTGQVVQNAYSGPTAMTSTFTGLLPGDYWLVQRIIGLGSGPNGTFLRAQCGDSIMVTVPDLGPACGNVNGTVYMDNNADCVMGGSSETRVPGAILEFQPGPYYATAASNGKYSINLPTGAYTVEQIATDIAQHCPTPPAPVNVVGMQTLNIADTSLVPLDAEVRIASGPARPGFELNYAIRQSNLTPAVTGNTVTTFTFDPAITVLSSSPAGTVAGNTITWDQGSLSAFAQRSIQVRMQVPPDVGLIGTVLNASVVFSTANTDVIAANNTASTSVTVTGSFDPNDKVATTSSRASDELYFINSDERIGYTIRFQNTGTDTAFNVIVTDTLPATLDPASIQWGASSHAATRSLLGHGVLRFTFANIFLPDSNVNEAASHGFVSFRIKPRDPVVPGTTIENIANIFFDFNPPVITDPSILTVASPGVAISPRMLLGGPYEEATQRMSDGLRAAELIPFTEPYTALGYPHVNGGGETTTSAVLAVSGDDAIVDWVVVELRSSTAPYAVVATKSALLQRDGDVAGTSGTGPVFFNIAAGNYHVALRHRNHLGVMSNASFALGNTTTVVDFSIPGTATYGTDAQATIGTRRALWAGDCQGDGELKYTGDNNDRDLILQEVGGVMPTATSTGYHREDANMDGTVKYTGADNDRDLLLLNIGGLSPTTVITEQLP, from the coding sequence ATGAAGTCGTTCCGCAACCAACTATTGATCGCCTTGGCACTGTACGCTGGTGCAGCGAACGCGCTTACCGTGACGTTCTCCATTGTCCATCAATATTGCGGGGTTCCCAATGGCCAAGTATCCGCCTATGCGAGCGGAGGTGTGCCACCCTACACCTACGCCTGGAGCAACGGGTCCACTTCCCCGGAACTATGGAATGTGGAAGCAGGCACCTACAGCTTGACCGTTACCGACTTCATGGGCACACAGGCCACGGAAGAGGCCACAGTGGACGGCTATGCGGAATTTCCGAACAGGGACTGGGATGTGCCTTGGGCGTATTGCGATCCGCACAGCTTCGCCACCTTCAGCCCGTGGCAATTCGCATCAGGGAATTATGACCTTCCGATCCAGGGCCCGATCTCCCTCGGGGGCGTGGTGACCGAGGACATGGGCGGCGACATCCTTGTCGTGGTGCAAGGTGCGCCCGGCAGTTCATTCCAGACCGCGTATGCCGACGGGAATGGCTGCTTGGGATCGGTGACCCTGCACATCGGGTATCCGGTGATCTTTCCCGCAATGGCCGTGTTGAACATCGAAGGAGCTTGCGCATCAACGGCAACCGGAAGCCTCGATGTGGCGCTTACAGCTGAAGGGCACGGCCAGGTCCTCGACCTCGAATTGAAAAATTCCACCGGCCAAGTGGTGCAGAACGCATACTCCGGCCCTACCGCCATGACGAGCACGTTCACCGGCCTCCTTCCCGGCGATTACTGGCTGGTGCAACGCATCATCGGTCTGGGCTCTGGCCCGAACGGCACCTTCCTGCGTGCCCAATGCGGCGATTCGATCATGGTGACCGTGCCCGACCTCGGCCCGGCATGCGGCAATGTGAACGGCACGGTGTACATGGACAACAACGCGGACTGCGTCATGGGCGGCAGCAGTGAGACGCGCGTGCCCGGTGCCATCCTGGAATTCCAACCCGGGCCCTATTATGCCACCGCGGCATCGAACGGGAAGTACAGCATCAACCTGCCCACCGGTGCCTACACCGTGGAACAGATCGCCACGGACATCGCGCAGCATTGCCCGACACCTCCGGCTCCTGTGAACGTTGTTGGCATGCAAACGCTGAACATCGCCGACACTTCCTTGGTGCCGCTGGATGCCGAGGTGAGGATCGCCAGTGGACCGGCGCGTCCCGGCTTCGAATTGAACTACGCCATCCGCCAATCGAACCTCACGCCAGCGGTAACCGGCAACACGGTCACCACCTTCACTTTCGACCCGGCGATAACAGTGCTCTCATCGAGCCCGGCGGGTACCGTGGCGGGGAACACGATCACATGGGACCAGGGCAGCCTCAGTGCATTCGCCCAAAGGAGCATCCAAGTGCGGATGCAAGTGCCGCCCGATGTGGGTTTGATCGGTACGGTGCTGAATGCTTCGGTGGTGTTCTCCACCGCGAACACGGATGTGATCGCTGCCAACAACACAGCAAGCACCAGCGTGACCGTAACGGGCAGCTTCGACCCCAACGACAAGGTGGCCACCACCAGCTCGCGCGCCAGTGATGAGCTCTACTTCATCAACTCCGATGAAAGGATCGGTTACACCATCCGCTTCCAGAACACCGGAACGGACACCGCCTTCAATGTGATCGTGACGGATACGCTTCCTGCGACGTTGGACCCTGCGTCCATCCAATGGGGTGCCAGTTCGCACGCCGCTACGCGCAGCTTGCTGGGGCACGGGGTGCTGCGCTTCACGTTCGCGAACATCTTCTTGCCGGACAGCAACGTGAACGAAGCAGCAAGCCATGGCTTCGTGAGTTTCCGCATCAAGCCTCGTGACCCGGTGGTGCCCGGAACGACCATCGAGAACATCGCCAACATCTTCTTCGACTTCAACCCGCCGGTGATCACGGATCCATCCATCCTGACCGTTGCATCTCCGGGTGTGGCCATTTCACCCCGAATGCTATTGGGCGGGCCTTACGAGGAAGCCACGCAACGCATGAGCGACGGCCTGCGCGCCGCAGAGCTGATCCCGTTCACTGAACCCTACACCGCATTGGGCTATCCCCATGTGAACGGTGGTGGGGAGACCACGACGTCCGCGGTGCTGGCCGTGAGCGGCGATGATGCCATCGTGGACTGGGTGGTGGTGGAATTGCGGAGCAGCACGGCACCATATGCCGTGGTGGCGACGAAAAGCGCCTTGCTGCAACGCGACGGTGATGTGGCCGGCACCAGCGGGACCGGTCCGGTATTCTTCAACATCGCGGCGGGGAACTACCATGTCGCTCTTCGCCACAGGAACCACTTGGGGGTGATGAGCAATGCATCCTTCGCCTTGGGCAACACCACGACGGTCGTCGACTTCAGCATACCGGGCACCGCCACGTACGGCACCGATGCGCAAGCCACGATCGGTACACGGCGCGCGCTTTGGGCAGGTGATTGCCAAGGCGATGGCGAGCTGAAGTACACCGGCGACAACAACGACCGCGACCTCATCCTTCAGGAGGTCGGGGGCGTGATGCCCACCGCCACAAGCACGGGCTACCACCGCGAGGATGCGAACATGGACGGAACGGTGAAGTACACCGGTGCGGACAACGACCGGGACCTGCTGCTGCTGAACATCGGTGGCTTATCGCCCACGACCGTGATCACCGAACAACTGCCCTAA
- a CDS encoding T9SS type A sorting domain-containing protein has protein sequence MNRNNTIALATFLLCSLPCSAVSVSIWKASDAPCGQSLGYLTAEVSGGTGPYTYLWSNGSTDPVIEFLPPGIYSVTVTDALSDMATDDEEILVTSFHPNYQGGFDGLVNCPGDDPYAFVYLDDPHHGPEPHSITTPGTLFGNFSDMSAQYSYYAIWMDTAPGSWVTVDWTDGSGCPGSTYLQLSSTFVQPTVQIPSVLGACNGSNGRISVAVSGVASGQYFRVNIRTLNGQIPPSQQFNFGGQDVSNNTSFNFSNLAAGAYWIITDPDILGTVPNDEGGQLYCVDSMYVEVPDWLGQCAQVSGQVFIDHDQDCVKDANDPALRHRLIEFTPGPFYAITSSNGNYGINLANGSYSMEVEGTGTELYPICPTVQPIPVVVSGVNQVVNVADSSLVPLDLVTTISAGPARIGFEHSTWMRIRNTSGQASGSITATMEFDPQMSFISAEPAPLSVAGNTVTWSLPALNGFDQVEASVLLQVPADIGLFGLPFSHLASASQSITESDLANNAATWNAVFTASYDPNDKLVHTSTGASESLYFIDQDEWMDYTIRFQNTGTDTAFTVVVRDVLPATLDMGTFEQGIASHPFEVSFKPGRTVEWRFANILLPDSNVNEGRSHGQVTFRIRPVLPLLPGTEISNSANIYFDFNPPVTTEPSVLVADFSTAVGEVMRDGSKVYPNPASDRIYASCPECGGTPYYITIQAVDGRIVLQATLTSGAEGIDISTLANGTYLLRTIGTKGSTTASFIKEAGK, from the coding sequence ATGAACCGGAACAACACGATCGCCTTGGCGACATTCCTGCTCTGCTCGCTCCCATGTTCTGCGGTTTCAGTGAGCATTTGGAAGGCCTCGGATGCACCTTGCGGCCAGTCTCTGGGCTACCTCACTGCGGAAGTCTCCGGAGGAACAGGGCCATATACCTACCTGTGGAGCAATGGTTCCACCGACCCGGTGATCGAATTCCTGCCACCGGGCATCTATTCGGTTACTGTGACCGACGCGCTGAGCGACATGGCCACGGACGATGAGGAGATCCTCGTGACCAGCTTTCACCCGAATTATCAGGGCGGGTTCGACGGCCTCGTGAATTGCCCCGGAGACGACCCTTATGCCTTTGTCTACTTGGATGACCCGCACCATGGACCCGAGCCACATTCGATCACCACGCCGGGCACCTTGTTCGGCAACTTCAGTGATATGAGTGCCCAATACAGCTACTACGCGATCTGGATGGATACGGCCCCGGGGAGCTGGGTAACGGTGGATTGGACCGATGGTAGTGGCTGTCCGGGATCGACCTACCTGCAGCTCTCGTCCACATTCGTGCAACCGACCGTGCAGATCCCTAGTGTGCTGGGTGCGTGTAATGGGAGCAACGGACGCATCAGTGTAGCGGTGAGTGGCGTGGCTTCCGGGCAATACTTCCGGGTGAACATCCGCACATTGAATGGACAGATCCCTCCCAGTCAACAATTCAACTTTGGTGGTCAGGACGTATCCAACAACACCTCCTTCAACTTCTCCAACCTCGCTGCGGGAGCGTATTGGATCATCACCGATCCGGATATCCTCGGCACGGTGCCCAATGATGAAGGAGGCCAGCTCTACTGTGTGGATTCCATGTATGTGGAAGTTCCGGATTGGCTGGGTCAATGCGCACAAGTGAGCGGGCAGGTCTTCATCGATCACGACCAGGATTGTGTGAAGGATGCGAACGATCCGGCCTTGCGTCACCGGCTCATCGAATTCACACCGGGTCCATTCTATGCGATCACCAGTTCGAACGGGAATTACGGGATCAATTTGGCCAATGGGAGTTACAGCATGGAAGTGGAAGGCACGGGCACGGAACTCTACCCGATCTGTCCTACTGTGCAGCCGATACCTGTGGTCGTTAGTGGCGTGAACCAAGTGGTGAATGTGGCCGATAGCAGCCTCGTGCCCTTGGACCTGGTCACCACGATCAGCGCCGGACCTGCACGGATCGGTTTCGAACACAGCACATGGATGCGTATTCGGAACACGAGTGGACAAGCTTCCGGATCGATCACGGCCACGATGGAATTCGATCCGCAAATGAGTTTCATCAGCGCGGAACCTGCACCGCTTTCCGTGGCGGGTAATACGGTGACCTGGAGCTTGCCTGCGCTCAATGGATTTGATCAAGTGGAAGCATCCGTCCTGCTGCAGGTCCCGGCCGACATTGGGCTCTTCGGGCTACCCTTCAGCCATCTGGCAAGTGCCAGCCAAAGCATTACCGAATCCGATCTCGCGAACAACGCAGCCACATGGAATGCCGTGTTCACCGCGAGCTATGACCCGAACGACAAGTTGGTGCACACCAGCACCGGTGCGAGCGAGAGCCTCTATTTCATCGATCAGGACGAATGGATGGACTACACCATCCGCTTCCAGAACACAGGTACGGATACAGCCTTCACCGTGGTGGTCCGCGATGTACTTCCTGCGACCTTGGACATGGGAACCTTTGAACAAGGGATCGCATCGCATCCGTTCGAAGTAAGCTTCAAACCCGGCCGTACCGTGGAGTGGCGCTTCGCCAACATCCTGCTTCCGGACAGCAACGTGAACGAGGGCCGCAGTCATGGGCAAGTGACATTCCGCATTCGTCCGGTGCTGCCCCTGTTGCCGGGAACGGAGATCAGCAATTCCGCCAACATCTACTTCGATTTCAACCCGCCGGTGACCACCGAGCCGAGCGTGCTGGTGGCGGACTTCAGTACGGCGGTGGGTGAAGTGATGAGGGACGGGTCCAAGGTGTACCCGAACCCGGCGAGCGACCGGATCTACGCTTCTTGCCCGGAGTGCGGAGGCACGCCATACTACATCACCATTCAAGCCGTGGACGGCAGGATCGTCCTTCAAGCAACGCTCACCTCCGGAGCGGAAGGGATCGACATCTCCACCTTGGCCAATGGCACCTACTTGCTGCGGACGATCGGAACAAAGGGCAGCACCACCGCATCATTCATTAAAGAAGCTGGTAAATGA